The following are encoded in a window of Persicobacter psychrovividus genomic DNA:
- a CDS encoding polysaccharide lyase 6 family protein → MKQLFTPFFCLAFLLSACNFSGKDGLVTTADGLQKAISTAQAGDTIRMAAGVWNDTQIAFKGQGTQANPIVLMAEEKGKTILSGNSSLALAGEYLQVHGLVFKDGYAKGRVAVAFKIGDEVAKHCRLSEVVMDHYNPADRFEKTSWVELYGQHNEIDHCYFGGKLNAGVLMAVKLNNVESRQNFHHIHDNYFGFRPKLGSNGGETLRVGVSTYCEMSSNTLIERNLFERCSGEVEVVSIKSSDNIIKDNLFIACEGVLALRHGDRNQVLGNYFLGENLANAGGVRVINGGHTIENNYFQDLAGRRFFGPLPIMNGVPNSLANRYIRAHDVLVKNNKFFNCPNIELCVGADRERTQTPDHITISDNLFYNPAGKAVFTKLDDISGFTFNNNAFVNDGSSVKTKGLVRVKTAYEKNQDGLYASAEFTPKLPVDKNKVGVSWYTPTPETKQLVNTTVTVNGFEALVSALNQAKDGTTIQLAAGSDFEFNHAIHITKNVKIINGHSTRVNFKYVKNTKQESFFVIDNGGDLSLKGIAFNGRSETGIVKAGIRTSDEPMIEHYNLKVEDCSFSNFDAADYTAFRAFTSTFADKISFINCDFNNISGIALNINGQKDDKGRYSAEEVVIENCRFEKVMTGAMEITRMGNDESTTGPYVTVRNCDFVDVGNKELGSVVMLWGVQKVTADNLFFYNSGCSGRTIRFEDPLWAVSSIDHILSVGSGKIESYYPRRGKHISEFAQTEPKEKALSRKVSTRKNYTFGAQPRG, encoded by the coding sequence GATCGTTTTAATGGCGGAAGAAAAAGGCAAGACGATCCTTTCGGGGAATTCTTCGCTGGCATTGGCTGGGGAGTACCTTCAGGTGCATGGCTTGGTTTTTAAAGATGGATATGCCAAAGGCCGTGTAGCGGTTGCTTTCAAAATTGGGGATGAGGTGGCCAAACATTGTCGCTTGAGTGAGGTGGTGATGGATCATTACAACCCTGCGGATCGCTTCGAGAAAACCTCTTGGGTGGAGCTTTACGGGCAGCATAATGAAATTGATCATTGCTATTTCGGTGGAAAACTGAATGCAGGGGTGCTGATGGCCGTGAAATTGAACAATGTGGAGTCACGTCAGAATTTCCACCATATTCATGATAATTACTTTGGCTTCCGTCCGAAGTTGGGCTCCAACGGTGGGGAAACGCTCCGTGTGGGGGTTTCGACCTACTGCGAGATGTCTTCAAATACTTTAATTGAGCGTAACCTTTTCGAACGTTGCTCTGGTGAGGTGGAAGTGGTTTCGATCAAATCTTCAGATAATATTATTAAAGATAATCTTTTTATCGCCTGTGAAGGGGTGTTGGCGTTGCGCCATGGTGACCGTAATCAGGTGCTTGGCAACTATTTCCTTGGCGAGAACCTTGCCAATGCAGGAGGTGTTCGGGTAATTAATGGTGGCCACACGATAGAAAACAACTACTTTCAGGATTTGGCAGGCCGCCGATTTTTCGGGCCGCTGCCAATTATGAACGGCGTGCCTAATTCTCTGGCGAACCGTTATATCCGTGCGCACGATGTATTGGTGAAAAACAACAAGTTCTTCAACTGTCCAAATATTGAATTATGCGTAGGTGCTGACCGTGAGCGGACACAGACACCAGACCATATCACGATCAGCGATAACCTATTTTACAATCCTGCGGGAAAAGCGGTATTCACGAAACTTGATGATATCTCAGGCTTTACTTTCAATAATAATGCGTTCGTAAACGATGGTTCATCGGTTAAGACGAAGGGATTGGTAAGGGTAAAAACAGCTTATGAAAAAAATCAGGACGGCTTGTATGCGAGTGCTGAGTTTACACCAAAATTGCCTGTAGATAAAAACAAAGTGGGGGTCAGCTGGTACACGCCAACTCCTGAAACCAAACAATTGGTCAATACAACAGTAACCGTGAATGGTTTCGAGGCACTGGTGTCGGCTTTGAATCAGGCAAAAGATGGCACGACGATTCAGCTTGCGGCAGGTTCAGATTTTGAATTCAACCATGCGATTCATATCACGAAAAATGTGAAAATCATCAATGGTCATTCAACTCGTGTAAACTTCAAATATGTAAAAAATACCAAGCAGGAATCATTCTTTGTTATTGACAACGGTGGAGATTTAAGTTTGAAAGGTATTGCATTCAATGGCCGCTCAGAAACGGGTATTGTTAAGGCAGGAATCCGCACTTCAGACGAGCCAATGATCGAGCATTATAACCTGAAAGTGGAAGATTGTAGCTTCTCTAATTTTGATGCCGCAGATTATACCGCATTCAGGGCTTTCACCAGTACTTTTGCGGATAAAATCAGCTTTATCAACTGTGATTTCAACAATATCTCAGGCATTGCCTTGAATATCAATGGGCAAAAAGACGATAAAGGCCGATACAGCGCCGAAGAGGTGGTGATTGAAAATTGCCGATTCGAGAAGGTGATGACTGGCGCAATGGAAATCACCCGAATGGGAAATGATGAGTCCACCACAGGGCCATATGTAACGGTGAGAAATTGTGATTTCGTGGACGTCGGCAACAAAGAATTAGGCAGTGTGGTGATGCTTTGGGGAGTACAGAAAGTAACTGCCGACAACCTGTTTTTCTACAATTCTGGATGTTCTGGCCGTACGATCCGCTTTGAAGACCCACTTTGGGCAGTGAGCAGTATCGACCATATTTTGAGTGTAGGCTCAGGGAAAATTGAATCTTATTACCCTCGCCGTGGCAAGCACATTTCCGAATTTGCGCAAACCGAACCGAAGGAGAAAGCTTTGAGTCGCAAAGTCAGCACACGTAAAAACTATACTTTTGGCGCACAGCCAAGGGGTTAA
- a CDS encoding polysaccharide lyase family 7 protein has protein sequence MKKHLISIGLSSLLFSSFCALPMQAFAQGITSENSKAVELVNPGFENGLKGWEKSGKVAASDVANAGSKSAKMQDRGASFSQIVSVTPKTNYLLSAYVKGKGTLYVQVGGKTFTAEASNKKAFTKIELPFFNKKAKRVTIGGKFADGQVRFDDFVLVTSEEQVVAKGKEKKDAFTAPRLINAGFENGLKGWDVRGKVSKSDVAQTGAKSAKVDDKGDLSQYVRITPFHAYELSVAVKGKGEVYVRVKGKETVKEFNNKAFEVITIPFEAEKAKSIIIGGRYTNGQGRFDDFKLKATDIEVDPNHQFPTAIIPSLTDWKLTLPVDAEGRTNAKVYDVNSRLKNPLEIVGQGLVDFEYTPYFYAKDGEVFFRGICDGVTTKGSKYPRAELRQQVGGGNNYWSVQDHQFLKTELRVTHLPVEKPEVCMVQIHGPEDEPLRVQYHPKYGVYIVWNEDNKDTQNGVPYQLGENLRITVSVEGGFINCHIENLDQGKEYTKYWKSSDETGYFKVGCYTQSNKFLSQIKSGAKDEPKGAYGEVAVKSIELKETYSKQ, from the coding sequence GTGAAAAAGCACCTAATATCAATCGGTTTGAGTAGCCTCCTGTTTTCTTCTTTTTGTGCTTTGCCAATGCAGGCATTCGCGCAGGGTATAACTTCGGAGAACAGTAAAGCAGTGGAACTCGTGAATCCTGGTTTTGAAAATGGACTGAAGGGATGGGAAAAAAGTGGTAAAGTGGCAGCTTCTGACGTTGCGAATGCAGGGAGCAAATCTGCAAAGATGCAGGATCGTGGCGCCAGTTTCAGCCAGATAGTATCGGTTACTCCCAAAACCAACTACCTGCTTTCAGCCTATGTAAAAGGCAAGGGCACTTTGTATGTTCAGGTTGGCGGAAAGACGTTTACGGCTGAGGCATCGAACAAAAAAGCATTTACTAAAATTGAGCTGCCTTTTTTCAATAAAAAAGCCAAGCGCGTGACCATCGGAGGCAAGTTTGCTGACGGACAGGTACGGTTCGATGATTTCGTCCTCGTAACGAGTGAGGAGCAAGTGGTGGCCAAGGGGAAGGAGAAGAAAGATGCTTTCACCGCACCGAGATTAATCAATGCAGGTTTTGAAAATGGGCTGAAGGGCTGGGATGTTCGAGGTAAAGTATCGAAGTCCGATGTTGCTCAGACAGGCGCAAAATCAGCAAAAGTTGACGACAAAGGCGATTTGAGTCAGTATGTTCGCATCACGCCTTTTCATGCCTATGAATTGTCCGTTGCGGTGAAAGGCAAAGGCGAAGTTTATGTTCGTGTGAAAGGCAAAGAGACGGTTAAAGAATTTAACAATAAAGCTTTTGAAGTAATTACAATTCCTTTTGAAGCGGAAAAGGCTAAAAGTATCATTATCGGTGGCCGTTATACCAACGGGCAGGGGCGTTTTGATGATTTCAAGCTGAAAGCCACAGATATTGAGGTGGATCCAAATCATCAGTTTCCTACGGCAATTATTCCATCATTAACGGACTGGAAATTAACCCTTCCTGTGGATGCCGAAGGCCGTACCAATGCAAAGGTTTATGATGTCAATAGCCGATTGAAAAATCCGCTGGAGATTGTCGGTCAGGGCTTGGTGGATTTTGAGTATACTCCTTATTTCTATGCGAAAGATGGCGAGGTATTTTTCCGTGGAATTTGTGATGGTGTTACCACTAAAGGATCCAAATACCCTCGTGCAGAATTGCGTCAGCAAGTAGGCGGAGGGAATAACTACTGGTCGGTGCAGGATCATCAATTTTTGAAAACAGAATTGCGGGTAACGCATTTGCCTGTGGAAAAGCCTGAAGTTTGTATGGTGCAAATTCACGGGCCAGAAGATGAACCACTTCGTGTACAGTACCACCCAAAATATGGGGTGTATATTGTTTGGAATGAAGATAATAAAGATACCCAAAATGGGGTGCCTTATCAGTTGGGGGAAAATCTTCGGATCACCGTAAGCGTGGAAGGCGGATTTATTAACTGCCACATCGAAAACCTGGATCAGGGGAAAGAATATACCAAGTACTGGAAATCTTCTGACGAAACAGGGTATTTTAAAGTGGGATGCTACACGCAGTCAAATAAATTTTTGAGCCAGATTAAATCTGGTGCCAAAGATGAGCCCAAAGGGGCTTATGGCGAGGTGGCTGTTAAAAGTATTGAGTTAAAAGAAACGTATTCTAAACAATAA
- a CDS encoding MFS transporter: MNEVVDKKSTTPKEKGFKLRNLRWVIIGLIALATVINYIDRSALAMMFPGENGIGAELGLTKADYAIILNIFMVAYALGQTFSGRIFDKVGTRFGYVISIGIWSISSFCHTFARGIFSLSFFRSTLGFGEAGNWPGAAKSNAEWFPIQERAFAQGLFNAGASLGSVVAPPFIATLFVAFGWQTTFMIIGSLGMLWIVPWLLINKGEPKNHPWITAEECEHIKSGQSKADNDEHAVAMPLKEILSHKESWAVLVSRFFMEPIWWLFVGWMPIYLADTYGFDVKEIGAFAWIPYVGAAIGSIAGGYYSGQLMKKGKSTNTARKQTIVIGGVLMLVGLAAVLTINLQHNPDWFVYIVAVVLFGFQFSIGNVQTLPSDLFSGKNVGSLAGFGGTIGVLSVVLMNFLVPQIAEISYSYIFMMIAVFVPLGIGSIFYFAKNIQSVEDQ, from the coding sequence ATGAATGAAGTTGTAGATAAAAAGAGCACCACCCCAAAGGAAAAGGGTTTTAAACTCCGCAATTTGCGGTGGGTAATCATCGGGCTGATCGCCTTGGCGACGGTAATTAACTATATTGACCGTTCGGCTTTAGCGATGATGTTTCCTGGCGAGAATGGTATAGGCGCTGAACTGGGACTGACCAAGGCCGATTACGCCATCATCCTGAATATTTTCATGGTGGCATATGCTTTAGGGCAAACCTTTTCTGGGCGTATTTTTGATAAAGTAGGAACGCGTTTTGGCTATGTGATCTCTATCGGGATCTGGTCGATTTCGTCTTTCTGCCATACCTTCGCAAGAGGGATCTTTTCCCTTTCTTTCTTCCGTTCAACCCTTGGTTTTGGGGAAGCAGGTAACTGGCCAGGCGCCGCAAAAAGCAACGCCGAGTGGTTCCCAATTCAAGAGCGCGCTTTTGCACAGGGGCTTTTCAATGCTGGTGCCTCATTGGGTTCCGTGGTCGCTCCGCCGTTTATCGCCACCTTGTTTGTTGCTTTCGGCTGGCAGACCACCTTCATGATCATCGGTTCTTTGGGAATGCTATGGATTGTGCCATGGTTGCTGATTAATAAAGGCGAGCCAAAAAATCACCCTTGGATTACCGCCGAGGAGTGTGAGCATATCAAATCTGGGCAATCTAAAGCCGACAACGACGAGCACGCGGTGGCCATGCCTCTGAAAGAAATCTTATCGCACAAAGAATCCTGGGCAGTATTGGTTTCACGTTTTTTTATGGAGCCTATCTGGTGGTTGTTTGTAGGTTGGATGCCTATTTATCTTGCAGATACTTACGGTTTTGATGTCAAGGAAATCGGAGCATTTGCCTGGATCCCTTATGTTGGTGCCGCCATTGGTTCTATTGCAGGAGGGTATTATTCTGGCCAACTGATGAAAAAAGGAAAGTCCACCAACACTGCGCGTAAGCAAACCATTGTTATTGGTGGCGTCCTGATGCTCGTTGGTTTGGCGGCCGTATTGACGATCAATTTGCAACACAACCCAGACTGGTTTGTATATATTGTTGCGGTTGTTTTGTTTGGTTTCCAGTTCTCCATTGGTAATGTTCAGACCCTTCCTTCGGATTTGTTCTCAGGAAAAAATGTCGGTTCGTTGGCAGGTTTCGGTGGAACAATCGGAGTGTTGTCGGTAGTACTGATGAACTTCCTCGTTCCGCAAATTGCAGAAATTTCTTATAGCTATATTTTCATGATGATTGCTGTTTTTGTGCCACTTGGGATAGGTTCTATCTTCTATTTTGCCAAAAACATTCAATCTGTTGAAGACCAATAA